The following is a genomic window from Nodosilinea sp. PGN35.
CAAACGTATTGAAAAGTATAAGCATCGATAGAAACACAAGCGGCCATAGATAGGCAGCTGCTTTGCGATCGTAGGCTAGCCTAGCAGCTCTAGTGTAGGCAACAAACCACGTTACACAAAAGAATACGAAGCCAATTAAACCAACGTCAAGAATAAGGTCTAAAAAACCGTTGTGTGCGTGGGGTGGAATATGGTAAGCAATAGTCTCAAACCCAGAAGTTAGGGTCGGCGAATTCCAAAATACGCCTCTGCCGTATCCAAGATAGGGACTACCCGGAATTTTAGAGTTAATAACAAGATGCCAGATAAGTGTTCGTGTAGATAGCGTAGGATCTTTGTCAAAGTAATCTAAAATTTCGACCCAGTTAGAGAACAAAACATAAGAGAAACTAATTGCAGCCATCACAAACAGGCTGCCTAGCAGGATGGAGCGTTTCCCTAACCAGGCAAATCGACGGTAAAAAACCGTCAGCAACAATCCCAATACAGAAAGAGCCAATGCCGTCACAGAGCTACTGACGAGCAACGCCGCAAAGCAGCCTCCAAACAGGAGCAATGCCCACCGCTGCTTGTTTTCGGCATAGTTGGCTAGCATAAACAGGGCGATCATAGTCATAGTCGAGTGCGCACCAAACTGATTCTTTTGGGCAAACACTCCCTTCCAACTACCGATAAATGGACCAGCTGTGTGTAAACCAACACCAGGCATAGCAACTGCTAGAGCCACACTCTCCAGAAAGACTATCACTAATACCCAAAGGACAATCTTAAACTGCTGCTCTAAAGTAAATCGAGAAGCAAAATAAAGACTGAGCAAAAACATAGGAATAAATTCTTTCCAAACAGCATCTATCGTCATTGACGGATCAGGAGACCATAGGAAAGATATACAAACAATAGCGATTAGGCCTAAAGCCCACTTGTTGCTGCGAGCTGTCTTTATGGTTTCAACAGGTCGAAGTAGTAATAGCAGTAGGGTAGATGCATAGGTGCCGTATCGGAGCAGAGTAATGATAGACTCAGGAATAACGGAAGCTTCAGAGAGATCGCTGCTAAATCCAAAAGCTCCGGCAAAAAACAGCAGGCAAAATGCCGCAAAACAGTTTTCCGCGAGATCAATCTGCTTTGCGGATAATAGCGTATTACCGTTAAGAGTAATTCTTTGGGCTTGCATAGCTTTGGAGAGGCTCTTAATAACAAAGTCTTAGGAGAAAAAAGGCCAGGTGATTTGACCGCCGTTGCTTGGGAGGTCTCTTGTGATAGATGACAGTGATTACCCCCTTCCCTGATCAATTGTATTCGATGTAGATCAACAACAATCTGCTGCTACCTGTGGATCATAAAGTTGTGATAGATGTGAAAATAGCATGAAATTACAGGGGGGTAGACAACTTAGTGTGGCAAATCAATATATTATAGTGACTTTGTTTTATGGCGATCGCTGTGTTGGAAGAGATATATGCCTTACTAAAGTAGCA
Proteins encoded in this region:
- a CDS encoding O-antigen ligase, encoding MQAQRITLNGNTLLSAKQIDLAENCFAAFCLLFFAGAFGFSSDLSEASVIPESIITLLRYGTYASTLLLLLLRPVETIKTARSNKWALGLIAIVCISFLWSPDPSMTIDAVWKEFIPMFLLSLYFASRFTLEQQFKIVLWVLVIVFLESVALAVAMPGVGLHTAGPFIGSWKGVFAQKNQFGAHSTMTMIALFMLANYAENKQRWALLLFGGCFAALLVSSSVTALALSVLGLLLTVFYRRFAWLGKRSILLGSLFVMAAISFSYVLFSNWVEILDYFDKDPTLSTRTLIWHLVINSKIPGSPYLGYGRGVFWNSPTLTSGFETIAYHIPPHAHNGFLDLILDVGLIGFVFFCVTWFVAYTRAARLAYDRKAAAYLWPLVFLSMLILFNTFESYLARLTTLYWILFITLAFSLSPKVFASKD